Genomic DNA from Corylus avellana chromosome ca4, CavTom2PMs-1.0:
ATATGTCTTCTACAGTTGTGGAGAGTGCGATTTCAATCTTGATATAGCATGTGCCACCACCTTGCGAATTAATTGTACTCACGACTGCAAACACACATTCATCTATTTGTTTAACAAAGTTCAATTCACTTGTCAAGCTTGTGGTGAAGAATGCAAGGACTTAGCTTCCCTATGTACCACCTGTCAACTCTTGATTCACGGCAAATGTGCCCGATTTTCATGCATCATCAAGATTACAAGGCATGATCACTCCCTCACTCTCACCTATTCTCTTCGTCAACTCAAAGAGCCCTTGGACAACAACGTATTCTGTAAACTTTGCTATCAAAAGGTGAAAACAGAGTATGCAGCCTATTGTTGTCAGAAATGTGATTACGTGGCCCACTTGGATTGTGCATTGGAAGATGAAGAAAGTGCATTTCTCAAGTTGGTGCATGAATCTGTTGATTTAGCAACTAACGCTATGTTGGTTGAAGTGGCTGGAAAGATAAAACATTTTAGTCATGATCAACATCATTTAATTCTTAGCAACGAGGAGCTCATGGGTGATAAGCTTTGTGATGGTTGTATGAAATTAATATCTACACCATTTTACAGTTGTACGCAATGCAACTTCTTCTTGCACATTAGATGTGCTCAACTACCAAAAAGGAAGCGATACCAACATCATGATCACCCGCTCACCCTCAACTCACAAGGACCTCTCATTGGTGGCTTGTTTCGTTGTCATGCTTGTGATAATGTCCGCCATGGCTTCACCTATACATGTGACATGTGTAGGTGTGAGTTATACCTTGACGTTCATTGTTGTTCAATTCCAGAAACTCTCAAACATGAAGGTCACCAACACTCCCTCTTCCTTGCAATTAATTCTAATCAAAGATGCCATGTTTGTAATTGCTCTTCTAGTGAGAAACCTGGCATATTTATATGCATTGAGTGTGATTTCGCATTGGGTTTCGAATGTGCAACTCTTCCGCTTGTAGCTAGGCAGGAACATTATGACGATCATCTCCTCAAGCTCACCTATATTGCTGAAAAACATTGCGGAGAATACTATTGCCTAATTTGTGAAAAGGAAAGATATCCAAATCACTGGTTCTATTATTGTGCAATATGTGACTTTTCTGCTCATTCCGAGTGTGTTCTCGGAAAATATCCATACGTGAAGTTTGGAAGTACTTTCATGGTAAAAAATGATCACCAACATCCTCTCACTTTTGTTCCAAAGACCGAGTCGTCTCGTCCATGTGATGCTTGCGGTAAGAATTTCGATGGCTTGGCCCTAGAATGCGCTCAATGCAAATTCAATATCCACTACTTTCATTCTTGTCTCAAAGAAATAACTAACAAAGTCACTTCGAAGTAATGATTGGAGAAAGTCAGCAATATGGCCTTAGACTCACCCAAGGCACATAGATTTCGGAGTTTATTAGCTAATGGGACTTTATCTCTCTACCGAAAGGTTTggttatattattaattattaagttcATGAAAATAGAGTTTCGTCAAAAACTTGTCAATATATGTATTGTATATTGTGCTTATACATATTGAGTTTGTTGATGTATGATAATATTAATGGGAATTAATGATGTTTCTCTTAGAATGTTTAACTGCCCGCGGGAAGGTTCTCTATATTGTGAATGTTGCTTCAAAATAGTGTTCACTTACACGTGAGCAATGATGATTTACACCTTTGATTACTTTGTGTTCAAGTtaaagtttatcttttattttttattttttattttttttatttttaatttagaacCCTAGTCTGTATGAGAATTTCTATTTCTGACataactgattttttttctctgtcatgtggttaaaaaaaaaaaaaacaaagaaaatcgaACTCTTGGATATGTAGCCAAAGACGCCATTGTATTATAaagtttcttaaatttttttttttctattcatagCAATCAAAATGAGATGAAGGGAGTTGTGATGTTTTTAGTGTTAATAGAACAATACTGATTATGACACTTAGACCTAGTTTATTTAAAGAGTAGAGTCTTGTATATAATCATTTTATCTTTACAGTTGACGTGGTCACCATAGCATTCGGtgcacataaaatattttgccCATATTTAGAGAttggtgttaatattttgtcaatattttttccatatcattttacaaataaatcattaaatttgtggattTATGTGGATCCCACATAAGTCAATAATAAACCCTACAAATCTAACTAATGGGTgctctattgaatttgtaagagaatatgaaaaaaaaaatatatatatatatatatatcgacacTAACCATTTCtcataacattactcatatttAAATTAACCTTTGACACCCATGTGCATAGTTTTGgcacttcaaaaataaaaaattaaaaaaaaaaaaaccctcatatttttggtgtaataaAAGCATGTAAGCAGTGGCAAAACTACATAGTGGAGTCCCCATGGATAATGGAAAATGA
This window encodes:
- the LOC132178015 gene encoding uncharacterized protein LOC132178015; its protein translation is MEIQRVIEQIFSELSVQRTVVENDGDEKVVCNTCRKPISGRAFTFRSRHLFHLTCLNSPINCKDFVSHYGKGHDRLIFTKEHKADGKEDVVCNGCEKPALGPGFKCSTLECNLFLHESCVKLPLKIQHPFHPNHALDRMMPKKKHCTVCGKSCNTYVFYSCGECDFNLDIACATTLRINCTHDCKHTFIYLFNKVQFTCQACGEECKDLASLCTTCQLLIHGKCARFSCIIKITRHDHSLTLTYSLRQLKEPLDNNVFCKLCYQKVKTEYAAYCCQKCDYVAHLDCALEDEESAFLKLVHESVDLATNAMLVEVAGKIKHFSHDQHHLILSNEELMGDKLCDGCMKLISTPFYSCTQCNFFLHIRCAQLPKRKRYQHHDHPLTLNSQGPLIGGLFRCHACDNVRHGFTYTCDMCRCELYLDVHCCSIPETLKHEGHQHSLFLAINSNQRCHVCNCSSSEKPGIFICIECDFALGFECATLPLVARQEHYDDHLLKLTYIAEKHCGEYYCLICEKERYPNHWFYYCAICDFSAHSECVLGKYPYVKFGSTFMVKNDHQHPLTFVPKTESSRPCDACECLTARGKVLYIVNVASK